A window of Cohnella herbarum contains these coding sequences:
- a CDS encoding VOC family protein produces MPAIAYLNFDGITEQAIEFYSKALNATEVKKVKFKDFPQDPNYLLPENELNMIMESSIEFAGGKIMMSDLLPSMKSVTGELVKGNNVWISLVIENKQKLEQYFTHLSVGGYVIMPLSETPWSSCFGMLVDKFGISWKFNRDAYKFLDEVISNKL; encoded by the coding sequence ATGCCAGCTATTGCTTATTTAAACTTTGACGGGATTACAGAACAAGCGATTGAATTTTATTCGAAGGCATTGAATGCAACCGAAGTAAAAAAAGTGAAATTTAAAGATTTTCCACAAGATCCGAACTATCTACTGCCGGAAAACGAGTTGAATATGATCATGGAGTCTTCCATCGAATTCGCGGGAGGGAAGATCATGATGTCGGATCTGCTGCCTTCCATGAAGAGCGTAACAGGCGAGCTGGTGAAAGGAAACAACGTATGGATTAGTTTAGTTATCGAAAATAAACAAAAATTGGAGCAATATTTTACTCATTTATCTGTTGGCGGCTACGTGATAATGCCATTATCCGAGACTCCTTGGTCTTCGTGCTTTGGCATGCTGGTGGATAAATTCGGGATATCCTGGAAATTTAATCGCGATGCTTATAAGTTTCTTGATGAAGTGATTTCCAACAAACTTTAA